The sequence TGTCGTCCAGGAGGATGGCGTCCAGGCCCTCCACCTCGCCGATGATGTGCATGACCTCGCTCACGTTGGCCTTCTCCCGCCGTTTGTCGATGATGGCCAGGCCCGCATCCAGTCGCTTGGCAAAGGCCCGGGCCCGCTCCACCCCCCCCGCGTCGGGGCTCACCACCACCAGGTGGTCCTTCTGGAAGCGCTTGCGGAAGTCGTCGAGCAGCACGGGCGCCGCAAAGAGGTTGTCCACCGGGATGTCGAAGAACCCCTGGATCTGCCCCGCGTGCAGGTCCACCGTGAGCACCCGGTCGGCACCCGCCACCGTCAGCAGGTCGGCCACCAGCTTGGACGTGATGGGCACCCGCGGGTGGACCTTTCGATCCTGCCGCGCATACCCGTAGTAGGGGATGACCGCCGAGATGGAGTTGGCGCTCGCCCGCTTGAGGGCGTCCATCATCACCAGGAGCTCCATCAGGTGGTGGTTCACCGGGGGGCACGTGGGCTGGACCACGAACACGTCCCAACCCCGGACGCTCTCCTCGATCTCCACGGCGATCTCGCCGTCGCTGAAGGTCTTGCAGGTGACCCGGCCCAGGGGCAATCCGAGATGTCGCCCGATGGACTCAGCCAGCGGGCGATTCGCGCTCCCC is a genomic window of Thermodesulfobacteriota bacterium containing:
- a CDS encoding ribose-phosphate pyrophosphokinase — encoded protein: MHNVRIFTGSANRPLAESIGRHLGLPLGRVTCKTFSDGEIAVEIEESVRGWDVFVVQPTCPPVNHHLMELLVMMDALKRASANSISAVIPYYGYARQDRKVHPRVPITSKLVADLLTVAGADRVLTVDLHAGQIQGFFDIPVDNLFAAPVLLDDFRKRFQKDHLVVVSPDAGGVERARAFAKRLDAGLAIIDKRREKANVSEVMHIIGEVEGLDAILLDDMVDTAGTLTNAARALKANGARRVYAACTHSVLSGPAVGRIVDSPLEELITTDTVPLGQEAAGCGKIRALTVAPLLAEAIRRITECGSVSSLFV